Genomic DNA from Candidozyma auris chromosome 1, complete sequence:
GCTTTCTTATCTGGGACCACCACGTAGAGGAAAACTTCTCAGGTGGAGTAACTGAGTCATTGTCGCTACTGATAAGGAATTGCAATCCGTATAATGACAAGCAAGACGACAAAAACAATATAGTATAGCTCCTCAGGACAGTGTAGGCAGAAAGGTTTATCATGAATATCAAAAAATCGGCTTCCAAAAATAATCAGATCTCTTTGTTTATGTTTGTAACACTTTCAAATCGTCCGAAGATCTAGAAAACTCGCTCAAAGCTTCAAAGCACTAGGCGTAACCACCATCCAAGATAAGCCGCCTTTCGTGGAGTACGAGGGGCTATCTTCTGGACCCGTAGCATAGAGGAGGAGTACTTTCGTGGAGGAGAGGCGCTTTCGTAGAGGAACAGTGGGTTCGTAGAGGAAAATCAGTTTCGTAGAGGACATTTTCCTTTCAAAGAGATCTTCCATAGAGGACTTGAGTGACTTTTAATTTATTCTGGGAGAAACAAGTAGGAGGGCCATGATTTCCGTCCCGCGCTTGTTACTGCCTTGGGCGTagcttttgcagccatttcctcGGGCGTGATGGTATAAATAGCGGTCACTTCCCCAACCCAAACATTTATCATTTCCACCTCTAAGTTTTACTTTATGACTCAATCGTCGTATCTCTTCTCGGGAAAAGTCAGTGAGCACGCCCCCATGGTGGTGGGCGGAAAGGGCAACATCCTCACAGTTGAGGATCCAGCTACCCACAAGCGCAGAGAAGTGTTTGATGCCATGGGCGGCGCTGCTGTGGCTGCTTTAGGACATGGTGACGAGGAAATTGTTGCTGAAATGGCGGCAGCTGCAAAAGAGTGCTCGTACTCTTACTTGGGGTACATGACCAATTATTGGGCCGaagagttggccaagttctACATTGATAAGTCGCCCAAGGGTGCTTTTGCAGCAGCCCTTTTTACCTGTTCAGGTTCTGAGTCGAACGAAAATGGCATGAAGACTGTTTGTCAATATTGGCTCGAGAGAGGTAAGCCAGAGAAGACTGTGTACATCTCGAGGAAGCAGTCATACCATGGATTCACCATTGGCGCCCTCTCATTGAGTGAGTCAATTCGTAAGGATAGCTACAGGGCCGTCACGTTGCCAGCAGAACAAACACCAAAGGTGTCGTGTGTGTATCCCTACAGGGAGAtgaaagaaggagaaaccTTGGACGACTATTGCCAGCGGCTTTTgaaagagcttgaagacaagatcttggaagTTGGACCTGAGAAGGTTGGCGCCTTCTTATGTGAAACACTTACAGGCTCAACATACGGCACGTCTCCATCAATTCCGGGATACTTGCAAGGCGTTCGTAAAATCTGTGACAAGTATGATATTCTTATGTGGCTCGACGAAGTTATGTGTGGAACGGGACGTGCCAGTGCTACTGGAGGGCTTAACTGCTGGGAATCATGGCCAGATTTTGATGGCCCTGATTTACAACTGATTGGCAAGACTTTAGGAAGTGGCTTTGTATCCATCGCTGGCCTCTTGGTGTCGCCCAAGGTCAGACAGGCATTTGTGGAAGGTTCGAACTACATTCCTGGCGGCCAAACCTATCACCAGCACGCATTTAACTGCCGTGTTGCATTGGCAGtacagaaaaaaattgacagATTGGGTCTTAGGAAGAATATTTACGAAAACGGTAACAAGATGGGTGAGAGGCTCAAAGAGTTGGCTGAATCGACTGAGATTGTTGGCGACGTCAGAGGTCTTGGAGGCTTCTGGTCACTTGAacttgtcaagaacaagcAAACAAAGGAACCCTTCCCTTCAAAATTGGGTGTGGGTGCCAAAACCACGGTGAAGCTCTTTGCCAACGGGATGACAAGTATGGGTCTTGGAGGAACCGCCGGTAACGGTCTCGGAGACCACATCACGGTGGCGCCTTCGTACATTATCACAGAAGAGGATGCCAACCACATCGCTGAGATGCTAATTCAGGCCGTGAAGGAAATGGAGAACGATTTGCGTACTGCTGGAGAGCTCTAAGAATTTTATCCACGACAACGAGCTCAAAAACTTAAGAATACGTCGATGTATCCACGCTACATCTGGTGGCACCTCGAAAGCCGTTCATGCTGCAAGCTATGTTTCAATTTAGTTGAATTATCCACATTTAGTGTACTCGTTGGTAAGCGTACGAAAATTTTATTTGGTAGCTTGCaatttttattttatttcattttattttactttattttatttttttttcttagGCAACACATTCCGATTAAGAATGCTTCTTAATTTCAGTTGAACAGCCAAATAATAAGGTATCTTTTATCTTGAAAAGAAGCGGATTAATTTTCCAATTATTTCTTTGCGTTGTATCGTATGTGAATGTTCTGATATTTCAGTTAGGCTGTTCGGAGTTGTAACTGATGAAGATCTGGGCAAAATTTGAACGATGGGAAGGGTGTCCAAGGCAGCAGGTTGCACAAACTTTGTGAAATGGCCATGAAAGACATGTAAACATGGCTACTTATTTCAGTTTTGTCGATACCTTGAAGATCCCCCGGAAACGTGTAGCTGAAACTTATGCGAAACTCCTGCTTAAACATCAtgtttttgcaaaaaaaaaaaaaagtctaCGCTCATCCTACATATAAAATCATTTGTAGTCTCATGTTCGGTGTGCACATGAATTATCTCAACAAAGCCGGTCTAGTATAGTGGTTAGTACAGTTCGTTGTGGCCGAACAAACCCAGGTTCGATTCCTGGGGCcggcaattttttttttgatttcaatAGTTTTGAATTGTTTAAGGTCTACTCTTTCTAAGGAATTGATCAAAGGTGTCCATTTTTCAATTGCGCATGCTATACAGCTTGAAAGATATAATTTTGAGGTTCAGCTTGCAAATACACACACTCCCTATAGTATTGGTaaattttgtttttcaaggATAGATCGAGGCTTCAAATCTCTATACACAAGTctcgttgatgatattCGAGATTCAGTGATCTTAACGCTGCAGCTTCTCACCTAGCCATTTAggttgcagccattctcTTTGAACAGTGAACCACAACAACATCATTCGACATTGACAGCGACACAAAAGAATTCAAATACATACTGTTTTCAATCATACAAAAGTTCAGGAACGTACTGTAGTGATCTTGACTGTCCCTTTTGGTGCCCTTAACTTAGTGTTACCCGCACTGAGCGTCCTAGCAGTATAACAGAGcgagaaaaaaaggtgaagagaTAATCCCCAGTCATTATGACTACACACATTTATAGCCCACAACCGACCACAAAGAGTATGTTCTCCCCTCTTCTACACCAAAGATGACAAAAACATTCGTGTTGCTCGAAGGTCACGCTGTGAGCCACAAATATAGACTACTACGGTATCTGAGGTGTACGATGAAATTTTAAGACAGTTGATTAACCAACTAGCATGAacaaaagatcaagaaaagagctcaaCAGAATCCACCGTAATCCTCTTCCCGTCGAGCTTTCCGTAGATACTCGAGGCCACTTGCCCTTAGTGAATGTGACCAATGGGCTTTCGTGGCTCTGGCTATGGATCCGTGTGGCTTGTATATGTCTACGGTCACCACCACGGGAGCCCAGAATGAAGATTGTATTTGAACAGCCTGGTGTTTTCGCTGTAAGACAAGAAAGCGATATGAAAAGGGCATGGAACAACGGGTTCTTTGGCAAGGGCACTCTTTCACGACTGGAGCCGACGTTCAAGACCAGAGTGTTGGGTGAAACCACAGGGTCGAGCGAGGCAGTAACGAGCGAAAGAAGGCGCCAGAGGCGTATCTTTAAGGAATTGCGGGCGCAGCATCAGCGGTATGAGGTTGAGGAGCGAAAGAGGGAATTGAGCTCAgaggagaagcagcaaTGGGAAgagataaagaagaagatggctGAGGCGAGTGAAGTAGCATTCACTAAGGCAGCCAAAGGGGACATGAAAGAGGCTGctgaagaacaagatgTCAACTTGCACACGCTAGTGGatcttgagtttctccaGCTCGAGGCTGTCGAGGCATTTTTCTTGACATTTGCATTGGAAGCTGCAGAAGTGAGCGTTGGTGAAGAGGTACTCAAAGAGTTGGCGACATTAAAACTTGCTGCTGATGCTTTTTGTGGTTCTACTATCACTAGCAACGAAAATCTTCCGAACTTGGATCGTTTAGGTGAGTTTCTCAGGAACTATGTGGTATATCATCACTACCGAAGCCTTGGGTGGTGTGTTCGTAACGGCATCAAGTTTGGCTGCTCATTTCTCTTGTACAAGCGAGGCCCTCCGTTTCACCACGCAGAATTTGGCGTTCTTGTGTTGAAAACAGAGCACAATAAGCTGTGGGAAGATACCTTGGCTGTGGCCCGAGTGATTGGAGGCGTGAGGAAGACACTCATATTCGTGTACGTAGAGGAACCCTCTGAGGAACAGTTGCAAGAAGTATGGGAGTCAAGGGACTCGCCCAGGCGGATAGTGTTACGTCTTTTACAGCTCTACAAGGTGTGTGAAGTTGTCTATAAGCGCTGGAGCCCTAGCCGGACTAGGGAGTGATAGCCTGGTGATAATAGGATCCCTAATATGGGACTTGGTTAGTGATAGATTAAGGTAATGAAAGTTACGACAAAGCTGATGTATACCTTGTTTGCAACATGTAGAGGAGATTAGTTCGCTAGGAGTGATGATTTAAAGAGCTTCCGTATGCGGTGCTTATGTGgatgtggctgcgaaacgcATCGGGGTTTAAAATAGGAGAGATGTCATGTGTTACAAGCGTAGATCAGAGGACTTTGTCGACAAGTCACATCCAAGCACAATGCCGATAATACAGCAGCTGTCCATGAAGTTCATAGCCAGTATTCATCATTTCTGTGTCATTCAAATGCCGGCGGGATCTAAGAGGCAAGAAAGATGGCCTCATACcagaaagcaaagagaagaaacaagcaaaaagaaagaaatgtaatgaaggaaaaagaaaaaaaaagaggatAATCCCGACATTTAAACAGAGAAAGCGTTACATACCTTAGCTTTCCAGTCCCATCAGAACCATAAATAAAGTGTGAGCTCTTCTCATCGCTTTGCCATGTAAACAAGGCCAAAGAAAGCCCTGAGGCAGCAGCCCTGCACACGGCCAGCGCGCTCCATCGCTAAGTGGCAGTCGCGGCGAGTATTTAAAGAGGCCTACTTTCCTCCCGAAATGCCTACTTCTATGCAGACAAACGCAAGCACAAACACTAACATACCCACTTTTTGAACGGTTTTCACTCTCGACATGGCCGACATAAGCTCGTTGATTAATCCTCCagacgagaaggaggagcagGCGCCCGTGACCACGCCCCAGGAGGAGAAGGTATCTGAAGACACCATTCTCGCTTCTTTCGATAAAATCAAAACCCATTTTCCAGCTGCCAGGATCAAGAAGATTATGCAGTCTGACGAAGAGATTGGCAAGGTTGCTCAGGCGACGCCCATTGTTGTGGGACGGGCGTTGGAGATTTTCATGGCCAATCTAGTGGAGGCGGCGATTAAGGAGGCCAAAGCTGCCGGTGTAAGGAGAATCGCCGCTTCTCATGTTCGTGCTGCTGTTGAGAACACTGAGCAGTTTGACTTTTTGGTGGATGCAGTGCTGAAGTACCAGTCCAAGTGATGGCCATCATGTGCCAGAGCGCATGTGACATATAGCACGTGTATATCCATCGCGTGATAATCTCGCTACGTCATTGGCTGCCCGCGCGGCTCGGTGGAGGTAATACCGGCTTCGAGAAGCTCATTTCACGTTTCTCTCCTAGATGGAGTAAGTCGAATGTACTTGCCGCGATCCTTTTCCACACGTGTCGTCGTGCTTCAGAAGCCATATCAGTCGGCACCTAAAACGGCAACTTCTACAGTTTTTGCCCTTTTCACCTCATTGCTGTTGCCTTCCCATAACGCCCCAGAATTCATATATACTATGATATCCTGCACAATGCGCCAGCAACTAACCATATAAAGAAGGTATGTCCCGTTAGTACAACACATATACTACTGTTATCCCAACGATATCATAACGAGCATGGTCTACAACAAATCCCACACCAGCTTGTCCTCAAGAAAgtcctctttcttcaacactcACCAGTTGAGCCACCAGCCCCAGCCTGACGTGTATTTCGTAGGCGTGGATGTCGGTACCGGCTCGGCTAGAGCATGTATCATTGACACCAACGGGTTGATCTTGGGTCTTTGTGAAAGACCCATCACTCGTAacgagttgaagagaaaccaCATCACTCAAAACTCCACAGAGATCTGGAACGCCATCTGTTTCTGTGTCAAGAGCGTGCTTCGCGACTCGGGCGTTGACGGCTCGGAGGTGTTCGGTATTGGTTTTGATGCTACGTGTTCTCTCGTGGCCATTTCCGAGTCCAAGGATGCTCCAGCTGCTGTTGGTCCTGATTTCAACGATGACAAGACCAACATCATCTTGTGGATGGACCACCGTGCTCCGGATGAAACTAACGCTATCAACGCCACTGGCGATAAGGCCCTCAAGTATGTGGGTGGGCAGATGTCTATCGAAATGGAGTTGCCAAAGATCAAGTGGTTGAAGCATAACAGACCCAAGGGCTTGGACGACTTAAAATTCTACGATTTGGCCGACTACTTGACCCATAAGGCCACCGGCTCTGAGGCCCGTTCTTACTGCTCTACTGTATGTAAGCAAGGCTTCGTGCCTATCGGAGTTGATGGTTCTGAAACAGGCTGGTCCAAGGAATTTTTAGAACAAGTAGATTTGCCTGAATTGGCAGCAAATGATTTCCAGAAGTTGGGTGGTGTTCCTGGCAAGAACGGTACCTTTTTGAGCGCCGGTGACATTGTCGGAAAACTTACCCCTAAATCAGCTGAAGAGTTGGGGTTGACAACTGAAACCATCGTGGGAAGCGGTGTCATTGACGCCTACGCCGGATGGGTCGGAACCGTCGCCGCCAAGGTTGATCTTCCAACCCATCCAGAATTGTCTCAGGACTCCAATGGCTCTATGGAGACGGCCTGTGGTCGTATTGCCGCAGTAGCAGGAACTTCTACATGCCATGTTTCGATGACTAAAGAACCATGCTTTGTCAAAGGTGTGTGGGGTCCTTACAGAGATGTCATGGCTCCTGGATACTGGCTTGCTGAAGGTGGTCAATCTTGCACTGGCGCACTTTTGGCTCATGTGTTGTCCACTCACCCAGCTCATGGTGAGTTGGTGCACTTGGCTGACGCCTCCAATTTGTCCAAGTTTGATTACTTGAACTTGGTCTTAGAAAATATGGTTACCGAAACCAACAGCAGATCTGTTGTTGCATTAGCAAAACATATCTTTTTTTACGGTGACTTCCATGGTAACAGATCCCCCATTGCCGACCCCAATATGCGTGCCAACATCATTGGTCAATCCATGGACTCTTCTGTCAAGGATTTGGCAATTCAATACTTTGGTGCTTGTGAGTTCATTGCTCAGCAGACTAGACAAATCATCgaagagatggagaaggGCGGGCACCAGATCAAATGCGTGTACATGTCTGGTGGCCAGTGCCGTAACGGTTTATTGATGAGATTACTTGCTGACTGTACTGGATTGCCAATTATCATTCCAAGATACATTGATGCCGCCGTTGTGTTTGGTAGTGCTTTGTTGGGTGCTGTTGCAGCTCAAGAATTGGTTGAAGAACACATCAATAGCGGTGGTCGTGCTAGAAAGGATTCGTTGGCTAAGTCGCAAACTGACTTGAAAAATATTAGCAACAAGAGGGCAGACTCCCCATTAGGTTCTCCTTACACTGCTCCATCAGCCACTGCTTCCCATACCAATTTGGGAGCCTTAGGCTACGGCGGCGCTCCAATGCACATGTCCACTGTCGGTGAAGAGCCTCAGGATTACTTCAACCAGACTGCACCACCAAAGTCACCAAAGGTTGACACTGCTTCAGACAGTGATTCCGAGGACGAGCAAACTTTGTCGTTCGGATCCAAGCTGAACACCTCACAAAAAGTGTCAAAAGGCTTGGCTGCCAAGGCCAGAAGCGAATTCAAACCATTGACCAGCTTGTCAGACGCAAAGAAGAGCGATTCTATTACCACCGCTAAGACCACTGATCCAGGGGATCGTTTGTGGCAGACAATGGAGAAGCTTACCGGACCGGGTAAAGTTGTCATGCCCCACAAAGACAGCCACCCAGACAGAAAACTCTTGGCTTGCAAGTATAAGGTGTTTTTGGACCAGTGCTACAAGCAGCAAGAGTACAGAAAGATGGTTGACGAGGTTGAGGCCGCCAACTGAGTGTGAACCACGTGCATGGCTGATTGAATCGGTTTACAGAGACGAATTTTACACATGAGATTTCGACAAAGACATGTAGGTACTCGTCGTCATATGTGCGGCTGTAGACAAATTGTGGATGTAAATTAAGGCACCTTAGACTTATTAGCAGAGATCAGAGTTCCAAACACTCTTGTGTGGTTTCAAAAGTGCGCAACTCCTTGAGAGCCTAAAAATTTCATTCAAATCGTTGAACTTAGCAAAACTAACCAGACTGTGCTTTATTGAAGAAATAAAACCAAAAAGacaaataaaaaaagtCCTTttatccttctccaaataTCTTTACCAATAAATATGCGAAAGATCCTGTAAAAAGATCAATGGAGCTGACGAAATTGCGCACAATTGGCTGTGCAGAAGGAAAATTCGGTGCATTTGTCAGATTCGCTTACATTGCAACACGGCACGTGATCAGATGAGATTTTCAGAGCAATTGCTTCATATGAGGGCGAGCAAAAGGAGACGATTTGAAAGTGTCATAGACCTCGTGGAAAGATGAAAATTGGATACTTGGAATCAGTGGAGCCATGAGTGTTCATTTATTTGATTTTCACGGAACAAAAGTTCACGGAAAGCTGATTTTCACCGCCTTTCACGTGACCAACGTACATTGGCAAAACTGTGGATAGCTAATGCATATATATAAAAAGGTGCCACAACCACATTGAATAAAATTGCCTAGGAAACGTCGACATTTACCCCCATTTTCTTGCATAACAGATCATTCACACAAAAGAATAGGTTCCAAACCTAAATTACCCCCCaaatcttcactttttaTTGCATTATTTATACGGCTGATTTCTAGCacatttttcgcagccatttttcaaCCCAACCAACCCTCTTTAATATCCCCCTCCATGACGCTTCAAGAAAGGTTCTCCTTGGAAGAGGCCATCTCAAACGTCCCGGAGGTCCAGAGGTACGATTCGTCCAGAGCTTCAAGGGTGCAGAGTCATGAGTTCCAGAGAGAGCACCAGCCCATCCACGACCCGTACGACAGTAACGTCATTGTACCCGAATATCTTGAAAACGACCCCAACGTCGTCGATTATGGAAAAAACCTAGTTGCCCATCCTGGAGAGAAAGTCAAGCATTATCTCAAGTCGCTTTTTCCCATCGCCAGTTGGATTTTGCACTACAACGGTAAGTGGTTGTATGGTGATTTGGTTGCAGGAATCACTGTAGGAGTGGTGTTGGTTCCCCAGAGTATGTCGTATGCTCAATTGGCTGGGTTACCAGCAGAGTATGGTTTATACTCTTCGTTCGTTGGTGTTTTTATTTactctttctttgccaCTTCAAAAGATGTCTCCATTGGTCCTGTCGCTGTGATGTCTCTTCAGGTCGGTAAGGTAATTGCCAAAGTACAAGAGCATGCTGGGGACAAGTACGCAGCGCCCGAAATCGCCACATTTTTATCATTAATTTGCGGTGGTATTGCTGCTGGAATTGGTATTATTCGCATAGGTTTCATTCTTGAGTTCAT
This window encodes:
- the BIO32 gene encoding Bio32p encodes the protein MTQSSYLFSGKVSEHAPMVVGGKGNILTVEDPATHKRREVFDAMGGAAVAALGHGDEEIVAEMAAAAKECSYSYLGYMTNYWAEELAKFYIDKSPKGAFAAALFTCSGSESNENGMKTVCQYWLERGKPEKTVYISRKQSYHGFTIGALSLSESIRKDSYRAVTLPAEQTPKVSCVYPYREMKEGETLDDYCQRLLKELEDKILEVGPEKVGAFLCETLTGSTYGTSPSIPGYLQGVRKICDKYDILMWLDEVMCGTGRASATGGLNCWESWPDFDGPDLQSIGKTLGSGFVSIAGLLVSPKVRQAFVEGSNYIPGGQTYHQHAFNCRVALAVQKKIDRLGLRKNIYENGNKMGERLKELAESTEIVGDVRGLGGFWSLELVKNKQTKEPFPSKLGVGAKTTVKLFANGMTSMGLGGTAGNGLGDHITVAPSYIITEEDANHIAEMLIQAVKEMENDLRTAGEL
- the SEN2 gene encoding tRNA splicing endonuclease subunit SEN2, producing MKIVFEQPGVFAVRQESDMKRAWNNGFFGKGTLSRSEPTFKTRVLGETTGSSEAVTSERRRQRRIFKELRAQHQRYEVEERKRELSSEEKQQWEEIKKKMAEASEVAFTKAAKGDMKEAAEEQDVNLHTLVDLEFLQLEAVEAFFLTFALEAAEVSVGEEVLKELATLKLAADAFCGSTITSNENLPNLDRLGEFLRNYVVYHHYRSLGWCVRNGIKFGCSFLLYKRGPPFHHAEFGVLVLKTEHNKSWEDTLAVARVIGGVRKTLIFVYVEEPSEEQLQEVWESRDSPRRIVLRLLQLYKVCEVVYKRWSPSRTRE
- the HFL2 gene encoding negative cofactor 2 transcription regulator complex subunit BUR6 gives rise to the protein MADISSLINPPDEKEEQAPVTTPQEEKVSEDTILASFDKIKTHFPAARIKKIMQSDEEIGKVAQATPIVVGRALEIFMANLVEAAIKEAKAAGVRRIAASHVRAAVENTEQFDFLVDAVSKYQSK
- a CDS encoding putative phosphotransferase — translated: MVYNKSHTSLSSRKSSFFNTHQLSHQPQPDVYFVGVDVGTGSARACIIDTNGLILGLCERPITRNELKRNHITQNSTEIWNAICFCVKSVLRDSGVDGSEVFGIGFDATCSLVAISESKDAPAAVGPDFNDDKTNIILWMDHRAPDETNAINATGDKALKYVGGQMSIEMELPKIKWLKHNRPKGLDDLKFYDLADYLTHKATGSEARSYCSTVCKQGFVPIGVDGSETGWSKEFLEQVDLPELAANDFQKLGGVPGKNGTFLSAGDIVGKLTPKSAEELGLTTETIVGSGVIDAYAGWVGTVAAKVDLPTHPELSQDSNGSMETACGRIAAVAGTSTCHVSMTKEPCFVKGVWGPYRDVMAPGYWLAEGGQSCTGALLAHVLSTHPAHGELVHLADASNLSKFDYLNLVLENMVTETNSRSVVALAKHIFFYGDFHGNRSPIADPNMRANIIGQSMDSSVKDLAIQYFGACEFIAQQTRQIIEEMEKGGHQIKCVYMSGGQCRNGLLMRLLADCTGLPIIIPRYIDAAVVFGSALLGAVAAQELVEEHINSGGRARKDSLAKSQTDLKNISNKRADSPLGSPYTAPSATASHTNLGALGYGGAPMHMSTVGEEPQDYFNQTAPPKSPKVDTASDSDSEDEQTLSFGSKSNTSQKVSKGLAAKARSEFKPLTSLSDAKKSDSITTAKTTDPGDRLWQTMEKLTGPGKVVMPHKDSHPDRKLLACKYKVFLDQCYKQQEYRKMVDEVEAAN